The stretch of DNA GGCGTAAATCAAGCGCCAGAATAATTTTCTATCACAAAGGTGAGCGGTACGTTAGCCCCTCTCTTGGTGCCGTGACGGAGGAAGAGGCTGAAATCGCTCGTCTACAATTCATTGTCGACGTTAAGAGCGGAAAACTTCTGCCTCAGTCAAAGCAAAAACCTTCTAGTACTCAAGAATTGACCTTTAACCATTTTGCTGCTCTATGGCTCAAAGACCGCGAAACGACAGTCAGCGCTAAGACCTTTCATGAGGATAACCGGCGTCTAGAATCACGAATCTTACCTGTGCTCGGAGCGAAGATTTTGGCATCCTTAACTGGATACGACTTAGACCAATTTATTAAAAAGACGCTAGCTCAGCCTTGGCAAAACGGAGATAAGTCGTTTAAACCACTTGGCAATCAGTCCCGTAAACACTACTTCCGGCAATTGCATACTATGTTTGAGCAAGCCAAAGCATGGGGATACTTGTCAAAAAACCCTATGGACGGATTAAAAGCGCCCTCCGCTAAGAATAAGTCGACCCTTTACTATTCAATTGAAGAACTTGCTGCCTTTTGGCGAGTATGCCCCACTTCACATTCTCAAAGAGCTTTGCTAATTCACGTAGCCTGGACACTTGGTCTGCGACGCGAGGAAATTGCCGGTCTGCGTTGGTCAGACCTTGATCTAGATACAAACACTGCAACGATCCAGAACTGTAGAGTATATATTCCACGTAAAGGTATTATAAGTAAAGGGCCAAAGAACGAGAAACCTCGTGTTATTGGACTTTCGCAACAAGTTAGCGAGATGCTTGCAGACTATAAAATAGACTATGACAAGCACAAAACGCTCTGGAAAAAACAATGGCTGGGACAAGATCTAATATTCGTCAAGCTGAATGACAAAGGAGCCCCCTATAATCCATCTACCATTGACCACTGGCTTGACGACTACCTGAAGAACAATAAACTTCCCCACATTACCTTACACGGGTTTCGCCACACAATGGCAACTTTGCTCCATGAAGCCGGAATGGATACTGTAACCGTAAGTGAATTAATGGGGCACTCCACAAAACAATCAAATGTGCTCGGCGGCTTCGGAATGGCACCTCGGGTAACGCGTACATACCTGCACAAATCAAAAAACGCTGCTGCAAAAATGTCAGAAGCCATGACTAAAATATTTGATCAAGTCATGCGCCACAAAGCAGAATCTTCCCAAATATCTTCCCAAGGGAATAAATGATGCCCGCTAAATCAAAAGGCTTCTCAGTCAAACGACCGAGAAACCTTAATTTATCTCTGGCGGGAGCGTGTAGGAATCGAACCCACCCATGACAGGTTAGTGCCACGCAAACGGTTTTGAAGACCGCAGGAGCCACCAGGCCCCATCCGCCCCCATGTGTATATGGAGTTGTTTGTTAAGTCATTAATTATAGAATTCATGTCTCTTTATATAGTTCCTGCTTTTTTAAATATTATTAGTAACTTTGTTAATATAAGGGAATTTCTTTGACTTTCCTTAAGTAACCTTTGCCGAAGCTGCTCATCATCTAATATATTCAGGCCATATCCATTTTGCGATACCTTAAT from Veillonellaceae bacterium encodes:
- a CDS encoding site-specific integrase, whose product is MKRKNKSPELGHIDWRKSSARIIFYHKGERYVSPSLGAVTEEEAEIARLQFIVDVKSGKLLPQSKQKPSSTQELTFNHFAALWLKDRETTVSAKTFHEDNRRLESRILPVLGAKILASLTGYDLDQFIKKTLAQPWQNGDKSFKPLGNQSRKHYFRQLHTMFEQAKAWGYLSKNPMDGLKAPSAKNKSTLYYSIEELAAFWRVCPTSHSQRALLIHVAWTLGLRREEIAGLRWSDLDLDTNTATIQNCRVYIPRKGIISKGPKNEKPRVIGLSQQVSEMLADYKIDYDKHKTLWKKQWLGQDLIFVKLNDKGAPYNPSTIDHWLDDYLKNNKLPHITLHGFRHTMATLLHEAGMDTVTVSELMGHSTKQSNVLGGFGMAPRVTRTYLHKSKNAAAKMSEAMTKIFDQVMRHKAESSQISSQGNK